Proteins encoded within one genomic window of Polypterus senegalus isolate Bchr_013 chromosome 6, ASM1683550v1, whole genome shotgun sequence:
- the emc1 gene encoding ER membrane protein complex subunit 1 isoform X1, with protein sequence MDVLARFLVLLSAVLALAAAVFEDQVGKFDWRRQYVGKVQFAYFDTQTQASKKLLVATDQNVIASINSRTGELLWRQLDKSGSEGYIDATLFHGQDAVVVSGNGRFLRSWETNIGGLNWEMVLDTGSFQFATFIGVQDTVKYVAVLKETAISLHYLSNGHQKWVENLPDSETVTYQLVYSGGNGIVYVLGLTTRSHLTIIAYNLEDGEILSQVLVQCPWIVSLHSNCAIVGEGNLVCADSETRSLYTLALETGRTLTQVTMQSLDLSLEEGFQPHIIATQPNPALNAHAQFFLQLGPHHYSLLQLQQDIISPVRDFQQTLLVTFATTGDKTVAVVVSSKNQTAYNINLFSADSGRRLLDTLTTVNLTPGEGPLVKAYVHAFLKKDDSVGYRVLLQTEDDSLIFVQQPGKILWTREEALADVVSMEMVDLPLTGTQAELEGEFGKKAAIQDGLLGMVFKRLSSQLILLQAWISHLWKMFYDARKPRSQVKNEVTIETLARDEFNLQKMMVMVTASGKLFGMESSSGTILWKHYLPGIHRTASLKLVVQRTTAHFPHPPQCTLLIKNKESGLTTLHVFNPIFGRKSHIVPPVLSRPVLQSLLLPIMDQDYAKVLLLIDDEYKVTAFPSSKNVLQQLQAIASSIFFCLVDAEQGKLSGFRLHKDLTTEQIWEVVIPTEVQKISVVKGKKANEHVHSQGRVMGDRSVLYKYLNPNLLAVVTESVDTHQERSFVGIYLIDGVTGRIIHEAVQRKARGPIYVVHSENWVVYEYWNTKSRRNEFSVLELYEGTEQYNSTAFSSLDRPQPPQVLQQSYIFPSPISMLEATITEKGITSRHLLVGLPSGAILSLPKMFLDPRRPEVPSEQSREENLIPYAPELPIRSEWFINYNQSVSRVKGIYTAPSGLESTCLVVAYGLDIYQTRVFPSKQFDVLKDDYDYVLISSVLLGLVFATMITKRLAQVKLLNRAWR encoded by the exons ATGGACGTGCTTGCTCGTTTTCTCGTATTGTTGTCAGCTGTCTTGGCccttgctgctgctgttttcgAGGATCAAGTGGGCAAGTTTGACTG gagGCGACAGTATGTTGGCAAAGTCCAATTTGCTTATtttgacacacagacacaagccTCCAAAAAACTGTTGGTAGCAACAGACCAGAATGTTATAGCCTCCATCAACTCCAGGACAGGGGAACTGT TATGGAGACAACTGGACAAGAGTGGATCTGAAGGCTACATAGATGCCACGCTATTCCATGGTCAAg ATGCTGTAGTAGTGTCTGGAAATGGTCGCTTCCTTCGCTCATGGGAAACTAACATTGGGGGCTTGAATTGGGAAATGGTATTAGACACGGGCAG TTTTCAGTTTGCCACTTTTATTGGGGTACAGGATACGGTGAAATATGTAGCTGTTCTTAAAGAAACTGCTATCTCCTTGCACTATCTTTCTAATGGACATCAAAAGTGGGTGGAGAATTTACCAGACAG TGAGACTGTGACTTACCAATTGGTGTATTCTGGTGGAAATGGAATAGTGTATGTTCTGGGATTGACTACTCGCTCTCATTTAACTATAATTGCGTATAACCTGGAAGATGGAGAGATCCTAAGCCAG GTTCTTGTGCAATGTCCTTGGATTGTCAGCTTACATTCAAATTGTGCCATTGTTGGAGAAGGTAATCTTGTCTGTGCTGATTCAGAGACTCGCTCTCTCTATACTCTTGCACTTGAAACAGGACGCACATTAACCCAGGTTACAATGCAG TCTCTAGATTTGTCACTGGAAGAAGGCTTCCAACCTCACATCATTGCCACTCAACCCAATCCTGCTTTGAACGCACACGCACAGTTTTTTCTGCAGCTTGGTCCACACCACTACTCTCTACTGCAACTCCAGCAGGACATTATCAGTCCTGTACGAGACTTCCAACAG acACTTCTTGTTACTTTTGCCACAACAGGGGACAAAACTGTAGCAGTGGTTGTGTCTTCAAAAAACCAAACT GCTTACAACATCAACTTGTTTTCAGCTGATTCTGGCCGAAGGTTATTAGACACATTAACCACTGTGAACCTGACTCCTGGTGAGGGTCCATTAGTAAAG GCATATGTACATGCATTTCTGAAGAAGGATGACTCAGTAGGGTATAGAGTGCTTCTACAGACAGAAGATGACTCACTGATCTTTGTACAACAGCCAG GAAAAATACTATGGACACGTGAAGAGGCACTGGCAGATGTTGTTTCTATGGAGATGGTTGACCTTCCTCTTACTGGAACGCAGGCTGAGCTAGAGGGAGAGTTTGGCAAAAAAGCAG CCATTCAAG ATGGCTTACTAGGAATGGTATTCAAGAGGCTTTCCTCCCAGTTGATTTTGCTCCAGGCATGGATTTCACACCTTTGGAAGATGTTCTATGATGCCCGCAAGCCACGTAGTCAGGTGAAAAATGAAGTTACTATTGAAACCCTGGCAAGGGATGAGTTCAACCTTCAGAAGATGATGGTCATGGTAACTGCATCTGGCAAG ttgtTTGGTATGGAAAGCAGTTCTGGTACAATCTTGTGGAAGCATTATTTACCTGGAATACATCGTACAGCCTCCCTAAAACTTGTGGTGCAGAGGACAACAGCACATTTCCCTCACCCTCCTCAGTGTACACTGCTGATCAAGAACAAG GAATCAGGACTTACAACACTTCATGTCTTTAATCCTATTTTTGGAAGAAAAAGCCACATTGTTCCTCCTGTGTTAAGTCGTCCAGTTCTACAGTCCTTACTATTGCCAATTATGGATCAGGACTATGCTAAGGTGTTGCTGCTCATTGATGATGAGTACAAG GTTACAGCTTTTCCATCGTCTAAGAATGTCCTTCAACAGTTACAAGCAATAGCCTCATCTATCTTCTTCTGCTTGGTGGATGCAGAACAAGGCAAACTGTCTGGTTTCCGCCTGCATAAG GACCTAACCACTGAGCAAATCTGGGAAGTTGTCATCCCAACGGAGGTCCAGAAAATTTCTGTCGTAAAAGGAAAGAAAGCTAATGAGCATGTCCACTCTCAGGGACGAGTGATGGGAGACCGCAGTGTTCTTTACAAG TACTTGAACCCAAACTTGCTGGCTGTGGTTACTGAGAGTGTAGACACCCATCAAGAGCGTAGTTTTGTGGGGATCTACTTGATCGATGGTGTCACTGGGAGGATCATtcatgaagctgtgcagaggaaggCACGGGGTCCTATTTATGTGGTCCATTCTGAAAACTGGGTTGTG TATGAGTACTGGAACACTAAGTCCCGACGTAATGAATTTTCGGTGCTGGAGCTCTATGAGGGTACAGAACAGTACAACAGCACAGCTTTTAGCTCTCTAGACAGACCACAACCACCCCAGGTCCTCCAGCAATCCTATATTTTCCCATCTCCTATCAGCATGCTTGAGGCCACTATAACTGAAAAGGGTATTACTAGCCGCCATCTTCTTG TTGGGTTACCTTCTGGAGCAATTCTTTCTTTACCCAAAATGTTTTTGGATCCTAGACGTCCAGAAGTACCTTCTGAACAAAGCCG gGAAGAAAATTTGATCCCCTATGCTCCTGAACTGCCTATTCGCAGTGAATGGTTTATAAATTACAATCAGTCAGTGTCCAGAGTGAAGGGCATCTATACAGCTCCCTCTGGACTGGAATCCACTTGCCTT GTGGTGGCCTATGGACTGGACATTTACCAGACGCGGGTTTTCCCTTCAAAACAATTTGACGTTCTAAAGGATGACTATGACTATGTTTTAATCAGCAGTGTACTTTTGGGGCTGGTCTTTGCCACCATGATTACTAAGCGACTAGCTCAGGTTAAGTTGCTCAACCGTGCCTGGCGTTAG
- the emc1 gene encoding ER membrane protein complex subunit 1 isoform X2, with protein sequence MDVLARFLVLLSAVLALAAAVFEDQVGKFDWRRQYVGKVQFAYFDTQTQASKKLLVATDQNVIASINSRTGELLWRQLDKSGSEGYIDATLFHGQDAVVVSGNGRFLRSWETNIGGLNWEMVLDTGSFQFATFIGVQDTVKYVAVLKETAISLHYLSNGHQKWVENLPDSETVTYQLVYSGGNGIVYVLGLTTRSHLTIIAYNLEDGEILSQVLVQCPWIVSLHSNCAIVGEGNLVCADSETRSLYTLALETGRTLTQVTMQSLDLSLEEGFQPHIIATQPNPALNAHAQFFLQLGPHHYSLLQLQQDIISPVRDFQQTLLVTFATTGDKTVAVVVSSKNQTAYNINLFSADSGRRLLDTLTTVNLTPGEGPLVKAYVHAFLKKDDSVGYRVLLQTEDDSLIFVQQPGKILWTREEALADVVSMEMVDLPLTGTQAELEGEFGKKADGLLGMVFKRLSSQLILLQAWISHLWKMFYDARKPRSQVKNEVTIETLARDEFNLQKMMVMVTASGKLFGMESSSGTILWKHYLPGIHRTASLKLVVQRTTAHFPHPPQCTLLIKNKESGLTTLHVFNPIFGRKSHIVPPVLSRPVLQSLLLPIMDQDYAKVLLLIDDEYKVTAFPSSKNVLQQLQAIASSIFFCLVDAEQGKLSGFRLHKDLTTEQIWEVVIPTEVQKISVVKGKKANEHVHSQGRVMGDRSVLYKYLNPNLLAVVTESVDTHQERSFVGIYLIDGVTGRIIHEAVQRKARGPIYVVHSENWVVYEYWNTKSRRNEFSVLELYEGTEQYNSTAFSSLDRPQPPQVLQQSYIFPSPISMLEATITEKGITSRHLLVGLPSGAILSLPKMFLDPRRPEVPSEQSREENLIPYAPELPIRSEWFINYNQSVSRVKGIYTAPSGLESTCLVVAYGLDIYQTRVFPSKQFDVLKDDYDYVLISSVLLGLVFATMITKRLAQVKLLNRAWR encoded by the exons ATGGACGTGCTTGCTCGTTTTCTCGTATTGTTGTCAGCTGTCTTGGCccttgctgctgctgttttcgAGGATCAAGTGGGCAAGTTTGACTG gagGCGACAGTATGTTGGCAAAGTCCAATTTGCTTATtttgacacacagacacaagccTCCAAAAAACTGTTGGTAGCAACAGACCAGAATGTTATAGCCTCCATCAACTCCAGGACAGGGGAACTGT TATGGAGACAACTGGACAAGAGTGGATCTGAAGGCTACATAGATGCCACGCTATTCCATGGTCAAg ATGCTGTAGTAGTGTCTGGAAATGGTCGCTTCCTTCGCTCATGGGAAACTAACATTGGGGGCTTGAATTGGGAAATGGTATTAGACACGGGCAG TTTTCAGTTTGCCACTTTTATTGGGGTACAGGATACGGTGAAATATGTAGCTGTTCTTAAAGAAACTGCTATCTCCTTGCACTATCTTTCTAATGGACATCAAAAGTGGGTGGAGAATTTACCAGACAG TGAGACTGTGACTTACCAATTGGTGTATTCTGGTGGAAATGGAATAGTGTATGTTCTGGGATTGACTACTCGCTCTCATTTAACTATAATTGCGTATAACCTGGAAGATGGAGAGATCCTAAGCCAG GTTCTTGTGCAATGTCCTTGGATTGTCAGCTTACATTCAAATTGTGCCATTGTTGGAGAAGGTAATCTTGTCTGTGCTGATTCAGAGACTCGCTCTCTCTATACTCTTGCACTTGAAACAGGACGCACATTAACCCAGGTTACAATGCAG TCTCTAGATTTGTCACTGGAAGAAGGCTTCCAACCTCACATCATTGCCACTCAACCCAATCCTGCTTTGAACGCACACGCACAGTTTTTTCTGCAGCTTGGTCCACACCACTACTCTCTACTGCAACTCCAGCAGGACATTATCAGTCCTGTACGAGACTTCCAACAG acACTTCTTGTTACTTTTGCCACAACAGGGGACAAAACTGTAGCAGTGGTTGTGTCTTCAAAAAACCAAACT GCTTACAACATCAACTTGTTTTCAGCTGATTCTGGCCGAAGGTTATTAGACACATTAACCACTGTGAACCTGACTCCTGGTGAGGGTCCATTAGTAAAG GCATATGTACATGCATTTCTGAAGAAGGATGACTCAGTAGGGTATAGAGTGCTTCTACAGACAGAAGATGACTCACTGATCTTTGTACAACAGCCAG GAAAAATACTATGGACACGTGAAGAGGCACTGGCAGATGTTGTTTCTATGGAGATGGTTGACCTTCCTCTTACTGGAACGCAGGCTGAGCTAGAGGGAGAGTTTGGCAAAAAAGCAG ATGGCTTACTAGGAATGGTATTCAAGAGGCTTTCCTCCCAGTTGATTTTGCTCCAGGCATGGATTTCACACCTTTGGAAGATGTTCTATGATGCCCGCAAGCCACGTAGTCAGGTGAAAAATGAAGTTACTATTGAAACCCTGGCAAGGGATGAGTTCAACCTTCAGAAGATGATGGTCATGGTAACTGCATCTGGCAAG ttgtTTGGTATGGAAAGCAGTTCTGGTACAATCTTGTGGAAGCATTATTTACCTGGAATACATCGTACAGCCTCCCTAAAACTTGTGGTGCAGAGGACAACAGCACATTTCCCTCACCCTCCTCAGTGTACACTGCTGATCAAGAACAAG GAATCAGGACTTACAACACTTCATGTCTTTAATCCTATTTTTGGAAGAAAAAGCCACATTGTTCCTCCTGTGTTAAGTCGTCCAGTTCTACAGTCCTTACTATTGCCAATTATGGATCAGGACTATGCTAAGGTGTTGCTGCTCATTGATGATGAGTACAAG GTTACAGCTTTTCCATCGTCTAAGAATGTCCTTCAACAGTTACAAGCAATAGCCTCATCTATCTTCTTCTGCTTGGTGGATGCAGAACAAGGCAAACTGTCTGGTTTCCGCCTGCATAAG GACCTAACCACTGAGCAAATCTGGGAAGTTGTCATCCCAACGGAGGTCCAGAAAATTTCTGTCGTAAAAGGAAAGAAAGCTAATGAGCATGTCCACTCTCAGGGACGAGTGATGGGAGACCGCAGTGTTCTTTACAAG TACTTGAACCCAAACTTGCTGGCTGTGGTTACTGAGAGTGTAGACACCCATCAAGAGCGTAGTTTTGTGGGGATCTACTTGATCGATGGTGTCACTGGGAGGATCATtcatgaagctgtgcagaggaaggCACGGGGTCCTATTTATGTGGTCCATTCTGAAAACTGGGTTGTG TATGAGTACTGGAACACTAAGTCCCGACGTAATGAATTTTCGGTGCTGGAGCTCTATGAGGGTACAGAACAGTACAACAGCACAGCTTTTAGCTCTCTAGACAGACCACAACCACCCCAGGTCCTCCAGCAATCCTATATTTTCCCATCTCCTATCAGCATGCTTGAGGCCACTATAACTGAAAAGGGTATTACTAGCCGCCATCTTCTTG TTGGGTTACCTTCTGGAGCAATTCTTTCTTTACCCAAAATGTTTTTGGATCCTAGACGTCCAGAAGTACCTTCTGAACAAAGCCG gGAAGAAAATTTGATCCCCTATGCTCCTGAACTGCCTATTCGCAGTGAATGGTTTATAAATTACAATCAGTCAGTGTCCAGAGTGAAGGGCATCTATACAGCTCCCTCTGGACTGGAATCCACTTGCCTT GTGGTGGCCTATGGACTGGACATTTACCAGACGCGGGTTTTCCCTTCAAAACAATTTGACGTTCTAAAGGATGACTATGACTATGTTTTAATCAGCAGTGTACTTTTGGGGCTGGTCTTTGCCACCATGATTACTAAGCGACTAGCTCAGGTTAAGTTGCTCAACCGTGCCTGGCGTTAG